A region from the Muribaculum gordoncarteri genome encodes:
- a CDS encoding RagB/SusD family nutrient uptake outer membrane protein, with amino-acid sequence MKYNKISHLSAALAVGGLMMFSSCSDFLEKEPMSQISPEKYYSTLAQIRAVVLDEYPNTLPSHGNWSYGLFGGDSGTDNQIYVTADNKYTTDRWLVANTHGTWSFTRIYYINFMLTNALARYGEDINGSENTIYGNLSEIKHALGEGYFLRAYQYFNRLKTFGDFPIITEPLPDDMATLTEASKRAPRNMVARFILEDLDKAALLMSETNYSSQYINRDLALLFKSRVALYEATWLKYFKGTAFVPGGEGWPGASYNPDFSYPSGSIDEEIKFFFQQAMAAAKEVGDKYVGNLTANTGKVQQSADEPANPYYNMFCDEDLSGYPEVLLWRQYGRGLVTHNVNAAAGRGNQRTGLTRGYVQNFLMADGTPVYTHGTYADGDGYYMGDKTIADVRVNRDSRLSVFLKEPGQKNILFEPDNGQGTEVVPVEPYPLITLGDDERGYATGYALRKGGNFNRKYYANGGGYTAAPCFRAVEALLNYMEASYELNHTIDGTADSYWRAIRTRAKVDPDYNKTISLTDMNKEAENDWGAYSAGALLTDRTLYNIRRERRCELLSEGFRDADLKRWRSYDQLITSPAHLEGMHLWNTPMQNWYTDLVWNEANANVSAPEKSEYLRPFERTEGQAAYNGCTWRMAHYLNPLPINELMLTSPDGASPSESVLYQNPYWPLVAGKPAEK; translated from the coding sequence ATGAAATACAATAAAATATCACATCTTTCGGCAGCATTGGCCGTGGGAGGATTGATGATGTTCTCATCTTGCTCCGACTTCCTTGAAAAGGAGCCGATGTCGCAGATTTCTCCCGAAAAATACTACTCGACTCTGGCTCAGATACGTGCCGTAGTGCTTGACGAGTATCCCAATACTCTCCCGAGCCACGGCAACTGGAGCTATGGATTGTTTGGAGGTGACTCAGGCACTGACAACCAGATATATGTCACTGCCGACAACAAATACACCACCGACCGCTGGCTCGTAGCCAACACCCACGGAACATGGAGCTTCACCCGCATCTACTACATCAACTTCATGCTCACAAACGCGCTTGCACGTTACGGTGAGGACATCAACGGATCGGAGAACACCATCTACGGAAACCTCAGCGAAATAAAGCATGCGCTCGGCGAAGGCTACTTCCTCCGTGCCTACCAGTACTTCAACCGTCTGAAGACATTCGGCGACTTCCCCATCATCACCGAGCCGCTGCCCGACGACATGGCTACCCTTACCGAGGCCAGCAAGCGTGCACCCCGCAACATGGTGGCCCGCTTCATCCTTGAGGACCTCGACAAGGCCGCCCTGTTGATGAGCGAAACCAACTACAGCTCTCAGTACATCAACCGCGACCTCGCTCTGCTCTTCAAGTCACGCGTGGCTCTCTACGAAGCCACCTGGCTGAAATACTTCAAGGGCACTGCATTCGTGCCCGGCGGTGAAGGATGGCCCGGAGCAAGCTACAACCCCGACTTCTCTTATCCCTCAGGCTCAATCGACGAGGAAATCAAGTTCTTCTTCCAGCAGGCCATGGCGGCTGCCAAGGAGGTAGGCGACAAGTATGTAGGCAACCTCACCGCCAACACCGGTAAAGTTCAGCAGTCAGCCGACGAGCCCGCCAACCCCTACTACAACATGTTCTGCGACGAAGATTTGTCGGGCTATCCCGAAGTTCTTCTCTGGCGTCAATACGGCCGCGGACTTGTAACTCACAATGTCAATGCAGCAGCCGGTCGTGGCAACCAGCGCACAGGTCTTACCCGTGGCTATGTTCAGAACTTCCTCATGGCCGACGGTACTCCCGTCTACACCCATGGAACCTATGCCGACGGCGACGGATACTACATGGGCGACAAGACAATTGCCGATGTACGCGTCAACCGCGACTCTCGTCTTAGCGTATTCCTTAAGGAGCCCGGACAGAAGAACATCCTCTTTGAGCCCGACAACGGACAGGGTACCGAAGTTGTTCCCGTTGAGCCCTATCCCCTTATCACCCTCGGTGATGACGAGCGCGGCTACGCTACAGGCTATGCACTCCGCAAGGGCGGCAACTTCAACCGCAAGTACTATGCCAACGGTGGCGGCTACACCGCAGCTCCCTGTTTCCGCGCCGTTGAGGCTCTCCTTAACTACATGGAGGCTTCCTACGAGCTCAACCACACAATCGACGGTACAGCCGACTCTTACTGGCGCGCAATACGCACACGTGCAAAAGTAGATCCCGACTACAACAAGACCATCTCGCTCACCGACATGAACAAGGAGGCCGAGAACGACTGGGGTGCCTACAGCGCAGGCGCACTGTTGACCGACCGTACGCTCTACAACATCCGTCGCGAGCGTCGTTGCGAGCTTCTCTCTGAAGGTTTCCGTGATGCCGACCTCAAGCGCTGGCGTTCTTACGATCAGCTCATCACCTCACCCGCTCACCTTGAAGGTATGCACCTCTGGAACACTCCGATGCAGAATTGGTACACCGATTTGGTTTGGAACGAAGCCAATGCCAACGTTTCGGCACCTGAAAAGAGCGAATA
- a CDS encoding SusC/RagA family TonB-linked outer membrane protein: MRTWNIALDWGLFNNRLTGTFDAFIRYTDDMVGPAVQLPATLGLNPPSANNCDLKTNGWELTLAWRDRTAFGLNYGVSFNLSDARTYIRNYPGNATRSIWSHNNGREINEIWGYETIGIAKSNAEMEAHLEAVGGQESLGWDWGEGDIMYRDLDGNPGINSGAETLDDHGDLKVIGNETPRLFYGIDLNASYKGFDIRAFFQGVGKRDFFSYSPIFWGVTSNMWWSAALGEHQDYYRGKDLGLPDRIIPANTDAYYPRPVFDQDKNQKAQTRYLQDASYIRLKNLQVGYTIPQELSRKFFVQNLRLYVSVDNLWTHTKLSKVFDPETIKGGYNGSYGNAYPLSRTWAFGLSLTL, translated from the coding sequence GTGCGCACATGGAACATAGCTCTTGACTGGGGCTTGTTCAACAACCGACTCACAGGTACATTCGATGCCTTCATCCGCTACACCGACGACATGGTGGGCCCCGCAGTACAGCTGCCCGCAACTCTCGGTCTTAATCCTCCCTCGGCCAACAACTGCGACCTCAAGACCAACGGATGGGAACTTACCCTCGCATGGCGCGACCGCACCGCATTCGGCCTCAATTACGGTGTATCATTCAACCTCTCTGACGCACGCACCTATATCCGCAATTATCCCGGCAATGCAACCCGGTCTATATGGAGTCACAATAACGGCCGCGAAATCAACGAAATATGGGGTTATGAAACCATCGGTATAGCCAAGAGCAACGCTGAAATGGAAGCACACCTTGAAGCCGTTGGCGGACAGGAGTCCCTTGGTTGGGACTGGGGCGAAGGCGACATCATGTACCGCGACCTCGACGGAAACCCAGGCATCAATTCAGGAGCTGAAACTCTTGACGACCACGGCGACTTAAAGGTTATCGGTAACGAGACTCCCCGCTTGTTCTACGGTATCGACCTTAACGCAAGCTACAAGGGATTCGACATCCGCGCATTCTTCCAGGGCGTAGGCAAGCGTGACTTCTTCTCCTACTCACCCATCTTCTGGGGTGTCACCAGCAACATGTGGTGGTCGGCAGCTCTCGGTGAACATCAGGACTACTACCGCGGCAAGGATCTCGGTCTGCCCGATCGTATAATTCCGGCAAATACCGACGCTTACTATCCCCGTCCCGTATTTGATCAGGACAAGAACCAGAAGGCACAGACCCGCTACCTCCAGGATGCATCCTACATCCGTCTGAAGAACCTCCAGGTAGGCTACACCATTCCTCAGGAGTTGAGCCGCAAGTTCTTCGTTCAGAATCTCCGTCTTTATGTATCGGTCGACAACCTCTGGACGCACACCAAGCTCTCCAAGGTATTTGATCCCGAAACAATCAAAGGCGGTTACAACGGAAGCTACGGTAACGCATATCCCCTTTCTCGCACTTGGGCATTCGGATTATCACTTACTCTCTAA